Proteins co-encoded in one Enterobacter sp. R4-368 genomic window:
- a CDS encoding riboflavin synthase, with product MFTGIVQGTAKLVSIDDKPNFRTHVVELPETMLDGIETGASIANNGCCLTVTAINGRHISFDLMKETLRITNLGDLNVGDSVNVERAAKFSDEIGGHLMSGHIMTTAEIVKILTSENNRQIWFKVQDPALMKYILYKGFIGIDGISLTVGEVTSSRFCVHLIPETLQRTTLGAKKLGHRVNIEIDPQTQAVVDTVERVLASKEAAIVAAASEE from the coding sequence ATGTTTACGGGTATTGTGCAAGGCACGGCGAAACTGGTGTCAATTGATGATAAACCCAATTTCCGCACTCACGTTGTTGAGTTGCCTGAGACGATGCTGGATGGTATTGAGACCGGCGCTTCCATTGCCAATAATGGTTGCTGTCTGACAGTGACGGCGATTAACGGCCGCCATATCAGCTTCGATCTGATGAAAGAGACGCTGCGTATCACCAACCTCGGCGATCTGAATGTGGGCGACTCGGTAAACGTTGAGCGCGCGGCAAAATTCAGCGATGAAATCGGCGGTCACTTAATGTCGGGTCATATCATGACCACCGCCGAAATAGTCAAAATTCTCACCTCGGAAAATAACCGCCAGATCTGGTTCAAAGTGCAGGATCCTGCGCTGATGAAATACATTCTGTACAAAGGTTTTATCGGCATTGACGGGATCAGCCTGACGGTTGGCGAAGTCACCAGTAGCCGCTTCTGCGTGCATTTAATTCCGGAAACGTTGCAGCGTACGACGCTTGGCGCGAAAAAACTGGGGCATCGCGTGAATATCGAAATTGACCCGCAAACGCAGGCGGTTGTCGATACCGTGGAGCGTGTGCTGGCCTCGAAAGAAGCGGCGATTGTCGCAGCAGCCAGCGAAGAGTAA
- the cfa gene encoding cyclopropane fatty acyl phospholipid synthase: MSSSCIEEVSVRDDNWFRIANELLGRAGIRVNGPAASDIQVKNPDFFKRVLQEGSLGLGESYMDGWWDCARLDIFFTKVLRAGLENQLPHHFKDTLRIAGARLFNLQSKKRAWIVGKEHYDLGNDLFTRMLDPQMQYSCAYWKDAETLDDAQRAKLRLIGEKLQLKPGMRVLDIGCGWGGLAQFMAQNYGVSVVGVTISAEQQKLAQKRCEGLDVDIRLQDYRDLDEQFDRIVSVGMFEHVGPKNYATYFRVVDRNLKPDGIFLLHTIGSKRTDHNVDPWINRYIFPNGCLPSVRQIADASESHFVMEDWHNFGADYDRTLMAWHERFLASWPEIADNYSERFKRMFSYYLNACAGAFRARDIQLWQVVFSRGIEHGLRVAR, translated from the coding sequence ATGAGTTCATCGTGTATAGAAGAAGTTAGCGTACGGGATGACAATTGGTTCCGTATAGCAAACGAACTGCTGGGTCGCGCAGGTATCCGCGTCAACGGTCCCGCAGCGTCAGATATTCAGGTGAAAAATCCTGATTTTTTCAAACGTGTTTTACAGGAAGGCTCGCTCGGACTCGGCGAAAGTTATATGGACGGCTGGTGGGATTGCGCCCGCCTGGACATATTTTTCACCAAAGTCTTACGCGCCGGGCTGGAAAACCAACTTCCGCACCATTTCAAAGATACACTCCGCATTGCCGGAGCAAGATTATTTAATCTGCAAAGTAAAAAAAGGGCCTGGATTGTGGGCAAAGAACATTACGATCTTGGTAATGATCTGTTTACCCGCATGCTGGACCCGCAGATGCAATACTCTTGCGCCTACTGGAAAGACGCTGAAACGCTGGACGATGCACAACGGGCAAAATTGCGGCTTATTGGTGAAAAGCTGCAGTTGAAACCCGGCATGCGCGTGCTGGATATTGGCTGTGGATGGGGTGGTCTGGCGCAGTTTATGGCGCAAAATTACGGCGTCAGTGTGGTTGGCGTGACGATCTCCGCAGAGCAGCAAAAGCTGGCGCAGAAGCGTTGCGAAGGGTTGGATGTCGATATCCGTTTGCAGGATTATCGCGATCTCGACGAGCAATTTGACCGCATTGTTTCCGTTGGCATGTTTGAACATGTCGGGCCAAAAAACTATGCGACCTATTTCCGCGTTGTCGATCGTAACCTGAAACCCGATGGCATTTTTTTACTGCATACCATCGGCTCAAAACGTACCGATCATAATGTGGATCCGTGGATCAACCGCTACATCTTCCCGAATGGTTGTTTGCCTTCTGTTCGCCAGATTGCGGATGCCAGCGAATCACACTTTGTGATGGAAGACTGGCATAATTTCGGCGCGGATTATGACCGCACGTTAATGGCGTGGCATGAGCGTTTTCTTGCCTCCTGGCCGGAAATCGCCGACAACTACTCGGAACGCTTTAAACGGATGTTCAGCTATTATCTCAATGCCTGCGCGGGGGCGTTTCGTGCGCGGGACATTCAGCTCTGGCAGGTGGTTTTCAGCCGGGGTATTGAACACGGGTTGCGCGTCGCGCGTTAA
- the punC gene encoding purine nucleoside transporter PunC yields MQPGNGFLVWLAGLSVLGFLATDMYLPAFSAIQQDLDTSSAVVSATLSLFLAGFAIAQLVWGPLSDRYGRKPVLLAGLAIFALGCLGTLWVRDATLLLVLRFLQAVGVCAATVSWQALVTDNYPAHRVNRIFATIMPLVGLTPALAPLLGAWILAHFSWQAIFATLLAITLILMIPAWRLKSPAQKSEHHEQPLTFMDLLRARDYRGNVIIYAACSASFFAWLTGSPFILHEMGYGPSVIGLSYVPQTIAFLVGGYGCRAALQKWQGSRLLPWLLGAFALSVLATWAVGFMPDVSLAALLIPFCFMAMANGAIYPIVVAQALRPFPQATGRAAALQNTLQLGLCFLASLVVSWLIATPLLTTTSVMLAMVLLVALGYRLQRRTHDELAGKKAVASSSH; encoded by the coding sequence ATGCAACCTGGCAACGGATTTTTAGTCTGGCTCGCGGGATTAAGCGTGCTCGGCTTTTTAGCCACTGATATGTACCTCCCCGCCTTCAGCGCGATACAGCAAGATTTAGACACATCGTCTGCGGTGGTTAGCGCGACTTTAAGCCTGTTTCTGGCGGGCTTTGCCATTGCGCAACTGGTATGGGGGCCGCTATCAGATCGCTATGGTCGCAAGCCGGTTTTGCTGGCCGGGCTGGCGATTTTCGCGCTGGGCTGTCTTGGAACATTATGGGTACGTGATGCAACCCTGCTGCTGGTACTGCGCTTTCTCCAGGCGGTCGGCGTCTGCGCCGCGACAGTAAGCTGGCAGGCGCTGGTGACGGATAACTACCCCGCGCATCGCGTCAATCGCATCTTCGCCACCATTATGCCGCTCGTGGGTTTGACGCCGGCACTGGCACCGCTGCTGGGCGCCTGGATCCTTGCGCATTTCAGCTGGCAGGCCATTTTCGCCACTTTACTGGCGATAACGCTAATTCTGATGATCCCGGCATGGCGGCTGAAATCACCCGCGCAGAAAAGTGAACACCACGAACAACCGCTGACATTTATGGATCTGCTGCGTGCCCGGGATTATCGCGGGAATGTGATTATCTATGCCGCCTGCTCAGCCAGTTTCTTCGCCTGGCTGACCGGTTCACCGTTTATTCTGCATGAAATGGGTTATGGCCCATCGGTTATTGGCCTCAGTTATGTGCCGCAAACCATCGCCTTTTTGGTGGGCGGTTACGGTTGCCGTGCCGCGTTGCAGAAATGGCAGGGTTCTCGTTTGTTGCCATGGCTGCTGGGGGCGTTCGCGTTAAGTGTCCTCGCCACCTGGGCCGTCGGTTTTATGCCGGACGTGTCGCTGGCCGCGCTGCTCATCCCCTTCTGCTTTATGGCAATGGCCAACGGCGCGATTTACCCTATCGTGGTCGCGCAGGCGCTGCGTCCTTTCCCGCAGGCAACCGGCCGCGCAGCCGCCCTACAGAATACGCTACAGCTGGGTTTATGTTTTCTGGCAAGCCTGGTGGTCTCATGGCTCATCGCCACACCACTGCTGACGACCACCAGTGTCATGCTGGCAATGGTACTACTGGTCGCGCTGGGTTATCGCCTTCAGCGCCGCACGCACGATGAATTAGCAGGTAAAAAGGCTGTGGCTTCCTCGTCGCATTAA
- a CDS encoding MFS transporter: protein MKINFPLLALAIGAFGIGTTEFSPMGLLPVIARGVDVSIPAAGMLISAYAIGVMVGAPLMTLLLSHRGRRNALIFLMAIFTLGNVLSAIAPDYATLMLARIVTSLNHGAFFGLGSVVAASVVAKEKQASAVATMFMGLTIANIGGVPAATWLGETIGWRMSFMATAGLGVIAMASLFFSLPKGGTGERPDVRKELSVLVRPQVLSALLTTVLGAGAMFTLYTYIAPVLHTITDATPVFVTAMLVLIGVGFSIGNYLGGKLADRSVTGTLKGFLILLIAIMLAIPFLARSEVGAAISMVVWGAATFAVVPPLQMRVMRVAHEAPGLSSSVNIGAFNLGNALGAAAGGAVISAGLGYDFVPVMGAIIAGLGLLVVLFSGHSQPERACAAAE from the coding sequence ATGAAAATTAATTTCCCTTTGCTTGCCCTGGCGATTGGCGCCTTCGGCATTGGTACCACCGAGTTTTCCCCGATGGGATTACTGCCGGTTATTGCCCGCGGCGTCGACGTTTCTATTCCGGCGGCGGGGATGCTGATTAGCGCCTACGCTATCGGCGTAATGGTCGGTGCGCCGTTAATGACATTGCTGCTGTCTCACCGCGGCAGACGCAATGCCCTGATCTTTTTGATGGCGATTTTTACGCTCGGTAACGTGCTGTCGGCGATTGCGCCGGATTACGCCACATTAATGCTGGCGCGGATCGTCACCAGCCTGAACCACGGCGCGTTTTTTGGTCTTGGCTCGGTGGTGGCGGCAAGCGTTGTCGCCAAAGAGAAGCAGGCCAGCGCAGTGGCAACCATGTTTATGGGGCTGACCATTGCTAACATTGGCGGTGTGCCTGCCGCAACCTGGCTGGGTGAAACCATTGGCTGGCGTATGTCCTTCATGGCCACCGCCGGGCTGGGTGTGATTGCCATGGCAAGCCTGTTCTTTTCGCTGCCGAAAGGTGGCACAGGTGAGCGCCCGGACGTACGTAAAGAGCTGTCGGTACTGGTACGCCCACAAGTGTTGTCCGCATTGCTGACCACCGTGCTCGGCGCAGGCGCCATGTTCACGCTGTATACCTACATTGCGCCGGTACTGCACACCATTACCGATGCCACTCCCGTTTTTGTGACGGCGATGCTGGTGTTGATTGGCGTTGGTTTCTCCATTGGTAATTATCTTGGCGGCAAACTGGCGGATCGCTCGGTCACCGGCACGCTGAAAGGTTTTTTGATCCTGCTGATTGCCATCATGCTGGCGATCCCGTTCCTGGCGCGCAGTGAAGTGGGCGCAGCCATCAGCATGGTGGTGTGGGGCGCGGCGACGTTTGCGGTGGTTCCGCCGTTGCAGATGCGTGTCATGCGCGTTGCGCATGAAGCACCGGGCCTTTCATCTTCAGTCAATATCGGTGCCTTTAACCTCGGTAACGCGCTGGGCGCGGCAGCCGGTGGGGCAGTGATTTCCGCTGGGCTGGGTTATGATTTCGTCCCGGTTATGGGGGCAATTATTGCCGGGCTGGGCCTGCTGGTGGTGCTGTTCTCTGGTCACTCTCAGCCAGAACGTGCCTGTGCCGCAGCAGAATAA
- the mdtK gene encoding MdtK family multidrug efflux MATE transporter, translated as MQKYMREAGQLLALAVPVIFAQVAQTAMGFVDTVMAGGYSATDMAAVAIGTSIWFPAILFGHGLLLAMTPVIAQLNGSGRRDRIAHQVGQGFWLAGLVAVLIMIVLWNAGHIIYAMHNIDPQLADKAVRFLRALMWGAPGYLFFQVMRNQCEGLARTIPGMLMGFVGLLVNIPVNYIFIYGHFGMPELGGVGCGVATASVYWVMFICMRLYVKRARAMRDIQAMQRFAKPDVAVLKRLTQLGLPIALALFFEVTLFAVVALLVSPLGIVDVAGHQIALNFSSLMFVLPLSLSAAVTIRVGFRLGQGSTLDAKTSAHTGLLVGISMAALTAIFTALMREHIALIYNDNPQVVTLASHLMLLAAIYQISDSIQVIGSGILRGYKDTRSIFFITFIAYWVLGLPVGYTLALTDLVVDRMGPAGFWMGFIIGLTSAAIMMMLRMRYLQRQPSATILQRAAR; from the coding sequence GTGCAGAAGTATATGAGAGAAGCGGGTCAGTTACTGGCGCTCGCCGTGCCGGTTATTTTCGCGCAGGTCGCCCAGACAGCCATGGGTTTCGTCGATACGGTAATGGCCGGTGGCTACAGCGCCACGGATATGGCGGCGGTGGCAATCGGGACCTCAATCTGGTTTCCCGCCATTCTGTTCGGCCACGGTCTGCTGCTGGCGATGACGCCGGTGATTGCCCAGTTAAATGGTTCCGGACGTCGCGACAGAATTGCCCATCAGGTTGGCCAGGGGTTCTGGCTGGCAGGCCTGGTCGCGGTGTTGATCATGATTGTGCTGTGGAATGCCGGCCATATTATTTACGCCATGCACAACATCGATCCGCAACTGGCGGATAAAGCCGTGCGTTTTTTACGTGCGTTGATGTGGGGGGCGCCAGGCTATCTCTTTTTCCAGGTGATGCGTAATCAGTGCGAAGGCCTCGCCCGCACGATCCCGGGTATGCTGATGGGGTTTGTCGGCCTGCTGGTGAATATCCCGGTGAACTACATCTTTATTTACGGCCATTTCGGTATGCCCGAACTCGGCGGCGTGGGCTGCGGTGTGGCGACCGCGTCCGTCTATTGGGTGATGTTTATTTGCATGCGCCTGTACGTTAAACGCGCCCGCGCGATGCGTGATATCCAAGCGATGCAACGTTTTGCCAAACCTGACGTCGCGGTGTTAAAACGCCTGACTCAGCTCGGGCTGCCCATTGCACTGGCGCTCTTTTTCGAAGTAACGCTGTTTGCCGTGGTAGCGCTGCTCGTTTCGCCGTTGGGCATTGTCGATGTCGCCGGACATCAGATCGCGCTGAATTTCAGTTCCCTAATGTTTGTTTTACCGCTCTCGCTGTCAGCGGCGGTGACCATTCGCGTCGGGTTTCGTCTCGGCCAGGGTTCAACGCTGGATGCGAAAACCTCAGCCCACACGGGGTTGTTGGTCGGCATCTCCATGGCGGCGTTAACGGCGATTTTCACCGCGTTAATGCGTGAACATATCGCGCTGATCTATAACGATAATCCACAGGTCGTGACGCTGGCATCGCACTTGATGTTGCTGGCGGCGATTTACCAAATCTCCGACTCCATTCAGGTGATTGGCAGCGGTATCCTGCGTGGTTATAAAGATACGCGCTCGATCTTTTTTATCACCTTTATTGCTTACTGGGTGCTGGGTTTACCGGTGGGTTACACGCTGGCGTTAACCGATTTAGTGGTCGACAGAATGGGCCCTGCGGGTTTCTGGATGGGCTTTATTATTGGCCTGACCTCGGCGGCGATAATGATGATGCTGCGGATGCGTTACCTGCAACGTCAGCCCTCGGCAACCATTTTGCAGCGCGCTGCGCGCTAA
- the punR gene encoding DNA-binding transcriptional activator PunR, whose translation MWSEYSLEVVDAVARNGSFSGAAQELHRVPSAVSYTVRQLEEWLAVPLFERRHRDVELTPAGVWFLKEGRAVIKKMQITRQQCQQIANGWRGQLAIAVDNIVKPERTRQLIVDFYRHFSDVELQVYQEVFNGVWDALADGRVELAIGATQAIPVGGRYAFRDMGMLSWKCVVSSRHPLASLAGPLSDDTLRNWPSLIQEDTSRSLPKRITWLLDNQKRVIVPDWASSEACLSAGLCVGMVPAHFARPRLDSGDWVALTLENPFPDAACCLTWQQNEASPALNWLLEYLGDSETLNDEWLREPN comes from the coding sequence ATGTGGTCAGAATATTCGCTGGAAGTGGTTGATGCTGTCGCGCGCAATGGCAGTTTTAGCGGTGCGGCGCAGGAGTTACACCGTGTACCTTCTGCGGTGAGCTATACCGTGCGGCAACTTGAAGAGTGGCTGGCTGTTCCGCTGTTTGAACGCCGCCATCGGGATGTTGAGCTTACGCCTGCCGGAGTCTGGTTTTTGAAAGAAGGGCGAGCTGTTATCAAAAAAATGCAGATCACCCGTCAGCAGTGCCAGCAAATTGCCAACGGCTGGCGCGGGCAACTGGCGATCGCCGTCGACAACATCGTAAAACCTGAACGTACCCGGCAATTAATCGTCGATTTCTATCGACATTTCAGTGATGTTGAGTTGCAGGTCTACCAGGAAGTCTTTAACGGTGTCTGGGATGCGCTTGCTGACGGGCGGGTGGAGCTGGCGATCGGCGCAACGCAGGCTATTCCCGTCGGTGGGCGTTATGCGTTTCGCGATATGGGAATGCTGAGCTGGAAATGCGTGGTTTCCAGTCGCCATCCGCTGGCGTCACTGGCAGGCCCGCTTAGCGACGATACCTTGCGCAACTGGCCTTCACTTATCCAGGAAGATACGTCCCGCTCGTTGCCGAAACGTATTACCTGGCTGCTGGATAATCAGAAACGCGTGATTGTTCCTGATTGGGCGTCGTCGGAGGCGTGCTTATCGGCAGGGTTATGCGTGGGAATGGTGCCGGCCCACTTTGCCCGCCCGCGGCTCGACAGCGGTGACTGGGTTGCGCTGACCCTGGAAAATCCCTTCCCGGATGCGGCGTGCTGCCTGACATGGCAACAAAATGAGGCGTCCCCGGCGTTAAACTGGCTGCTGGAATATCTGGGAGATAGCGAAACGCTGAATGACGAGTGGTTACGGGAGCCGAATTAA
- a CDS encoding YnhF family membrane protein — MSTDLKYSLITTVIVLSLIVFGGLTAALH, encoded by the coding sequence ATGAGCACCGATCTGAAGTATTCTTTAATCACTACCGTCATCGTTCTGAGCCTGATTGTTTTCGGCGGTCTGACTGCTGCACTGCATTGA
- the purR gene encoding HTH-type transcriptional repressor PurR, whose amino-acid sequence MATIKDVAKRANVSTTTVSHVINKTRFVAEETRNAVWAAIKELHYSPSAVARSLKVNHTKSIGLLATSSEAAYFAEIIEAVEKKCFQKGYTLILGNAWNSLEKQRAYLSMMAQKRVDGLLVMCSEYPESLLSMLEEYRHIPMVVMDWGEAKADFTDSVIDNAFEGGYMAGRYLIDRGHRDIGVIPGPLERNTGAGRLAGFMKAMEEALISVPENWIVQGDFEPESGYRAMQQILNQAHRPTAVFCGGDIMAMGALCAADEMGLRVPQDISLIGYDNVRNSRFFTPALTTIHQPKDSLGETAFTMLLDRIVNKREESQSIEVHPRLVERRSVADGPFRDYRR is encoded by the coding sequence ATGGCAACGATTAAAGACGTAGCGAAACGAGCAAACGTTTCCACTACAACCGTATCACATGTAATTAACAAAACCCGTTTCGTCGCCGAAGAGACGCGCAACGCTGTGTGGGCGGCGATTAAAGAGTTGCACTATTCCCCCAGCGCCGTCGCCCGCAGCCTGAAAGTGAATCACACTAAATCGATCGGCTTGCTGGCCACCAGCAGTGAAGCGGCCTACTTTGCTGAAATTATTGAAGCCGTAGAGAAAAAGTGCTTCCAGAAGGGTTATACCCTGATCCTCGGCAATGCCTGGAATAGCCTCGAAAAACAGCGTGCTTATCTGTCGATGATGGCGCAAAAGCGCGTTGATGGTTTGCTGGTAATGTGTTCCGAATACCCGGAATCGCTGTTGAGCATGCTGGAAGAGTACCGCCATATTCCGATGGTAGTGATGGACTGGGGCGAAGCGAAGGCCGACTTTACGGATTCCGTTATTGATAACGCCTTTGAAGGCGGTTATATGGCCGGGCGCTACCTTATTGATCGCGGACACCGCGATATTGGCGTGATCCCCGGCCCGCTGGAGCGTAACACTGGCGCTGGCCGTCTGGCCGGCTTTATGAAAGCGATGGAAGAAGCCCTTATCAGCGTGCCGGAAAACTGGATCGTGCAGGGCGATTTCGAGCCGGAATCCGGCTATCGCGCGATGCAGCAAATCCTCAATCAGGCGCATCGCCCTACCGCAGTCTTTTGCGGCGGTGACATTATGGCGATGGGCGCACTGTGCGCTGCCGATGAGATGGGTTTACGCGTACCGCAGGATATTTCCCTGATTGGTTATGACAACGTACGTAACTCACGCTTCTTCACCCCGGCCCTGACCACGATTCACCAGCCGAAAGATTCGCTGGGAGAAACGGCGTTTACCATGCTGCTTGATCGTATCGTCAACAAGCGCGAAGAGTCGCAGTCTATTGAAGTACATCCGCGTCTGGTTGAACGCCGTTCCGTGGCCGATGGCCCGTTCCGCGACTACCGCCGCTAA